The following coding sequences are from one Bradyrhizobium sp. 200 window:
- a CDS encoding LysM domain-containing protein codes for MSGVSPARSVTEKRQAPSEQATADDRKAAPANASQAQPGASQDNRAADTGQTDPQFDAALQKAQRERSRVDGNPQRVRGNAISHEAKPGDTLYGISQEYRAPFSDVLKANKQFRDPDRIKPGDVVFVPNADPRVVSAREQVAGAHRAEENVASLEQMARDPNSTPSARKLANIELEGARGEVSKRWGDIQRSVENELREAGRNQPLPDLATKSALDEIRGRVPDDPTYQGTVERARAAVDREWRQAGTTQAELDGLVRDAQAADRSVASLQAMAHDPNATPGERKLASMELREAQNAAGTAWGNVRTEVEGQLRLIGTGKPYPEEVVQPQIDEFKRSLPRDPKVAETIDAAYRNVTDDWRKQGWTRDTLGVVVDKYGAVALAQRDVDAARSAGPEGQARLPGLEAQLETQRMALREEIERQLDSVAGQVPPEQREMAIGARAALIQEHGPDDAAFKEIVDQATYNKTVQPGVDAVRNAYQTGGAKAAAETLRQQTENVSPETAERIVAASLPTIDSVAADMKRSLTEGGPIGYQDVAGVYGNIATATDYAARGNDGAQVTSQVATTMLRHLPSEKFQPHFQDSPAYPLPAYQEAVMQSVSGGTGATLALEMATQLKDAGRTSEADSVLSATQVGVEVLQGKIEDDVKAFGDATAEVSRLRADWSGTMSPEQLDRVTVEYVGKRPDLLPNFDRAYNAVDGLGYGAVRTSLALNNALPRLQGLPTTERLTETRNEFVSSKETQFAMGLSDKGSNEVLRIVLGQDAGTLSPSASPNSSVSSTRGFVKEFGNALMTSQPSSSSAVVDLGAGASAAIPSAGATASNTVRDIFGTGQDVKLDPKKASAFLGSMNGLGAAFNGYQAGLAWDKFAKDPGHLLNMTKAVYYSIGTGKETAELLAVGAQRGWLGLGNIPGADRLSTSILAKANRTGLALEPGWVKFSTYFKIGGGLIDGAFAIDAASRGDWIASGLYTTSASGGFLMAAGSVASSGGWLATWGGPVGAGLVLASAMGLYLYNDAKDKARFEGPSREFLEAAGYKPEIAAALSDYSNNDGGSAGPALAATAARFGVTPEQLMERLNRMDPEKVRDLVDQAHTVDQDDSGRFPLTAANDRNVWAPPGKDPAFGGSYLYDPQDHRFRGEYRAVPGSWYPARMEDPNPRSMTALRDYARVLFGEAILG; via the coding sequence ATGTCTGGTGTGAGCCCTGCACGGAGTGTCACGGAGAAGCGGCAAGCGCCTTCCGAGCAAGCAACCGCGGACGATCGAAAGGCAGCTCCGGCAAACGCCAGCCAGGCGCAGCCGGGGGCTAGCCAGGACAATCGTGCTGCCGATACCGGGCAGACGGATCCGCAGTTCGATGCCGCCCTGCAGAAGGCGCAGCGGGAGCGCAGCCGCGTCGACGGGAATCCGCAGCGCGTGCGAGGCAACGCGATCTCGCACGAGGCGAAGCCCGGCGACACACTCTACGGGATCTCGCAGGAATATCGCGCGCCGTTCTCCGATGTGCTGAAGGCCAACAAGCAGTTCCGTGATCCCGACCGCATCAAGCCGGGCGACGTGGTGTTCGTGCCGAACGCCGATCCGCGGGTGGTGAGCGCGCGTGAACAGGTCGCCGGAGCCCACCGCGCGGAAGAAAACGTGGCGTCGCTGGAGCAAATGGCGCGCGATCCCAACTCGACGCCATCGGCGCGCAAGCTTGCGAACATCGAATTGGAGGGTGCGCGCGGCGAGGTGTCGAAGCGCTGGGGCGACATTCAGCGTTCGGTGGAGAACGAGCTGCGCGAGGCAGGGCGCAATCAGCCGCTGCCCGACCTCGCAACGAAGTCCGCGCTTGACGAAATCCGCGGCCGCGTGCCCGACGATCCGACCTATCAGGGCACGGTGGAGCGGGCGCGCGCGGCTGTCGACCGGGAATGGCGGCAGGCGGGGACGACCCAGGCCGAGCTGGATGGACTGGTCCGCGACGCGCAGGCGGCCGACCGCTCGGTCGCGTCGTTGCAGGCCATGGCGCATGATCCGAATGCGACACCGGGCGAGCGGAAGCTTGCCAGCATGGAATTGCGGGAGGCGCAAAACGCCGCCGGCACGGCATGGGGCAACGTGCGAACGGAGGTCGAGGGCCAGCTACGCCTGATCGGGACCGGCAAGCCTTATCCTGAGGAAGTCGTCCAACCGCAGATCGATGAGTTCAAGCGAAGCCTTCCGCGTGATCCCAAGGTTGCGGAAACGATTGACGCCGCCTACCGCAACGTGACCGATGATTGGCGCAAACAGGGATGGACGCGCGACACGCTGGGTGTCGTCGTCGACAAGTATGGCGCGGTTGCGCTGGCGCAGCGCGACGTCGATGCGGCGCGCAGCGCCGGGCCGGAGGGCCAGGCCCGTCTGCCAGGCCTCGAAGCTCAACTCGAAACCCAGCGGATGGCGCTGCGCGAGGAGATCGAACGGCAGCTCGACAGTGTGGCCGGGCAGGTGCCGCCAGAGCAGCGCGAAATGGCAATCGGCGCGCGCGCCGCCTTGATCCAGGAACACGGTCCGGACGACGCCGCGTTCAAGGAGATCGTCGACCAGGCGACGTACAACAAGACCGTGCAGCCCGGCGTCGACGCCGTACGCAACGCCTACCAGACGGGCGGCGCGAAGGCGGCGGCCGAGACGCTGCGTCAGCAGACTGAAAACGTCTCACCGGAGACGGCGGAGCGGATCGTCGCGGCCAGCCTGCCGACGATCGACAGCGTCGCCGCCGACATGAAACGCAGCCTGACGGAAGGCGGTCCGATCGGGTATCAGGACGTCGCAGGCGTTTACGGCAATATCGCCACCGCGACGGACTACGCCGCCCGCGGCAACGATGGCGCGCAGGTGACGAGCCAGGTCGCCACAACCATGCTGCGGCACCTTCCAAGCGAAAAATTCCAGCCGCACTTCCAGGACAGCCCGGCCTATCCGCTGCCGGCTTACCAGGAAGCCGTGATGCAATCGGTTAGCGGCGGCACCGGCGCGACATTGGCGCTGGAAATGGCGACGCAGCTCAAGGACGCCGGCCGGACGAGCGAGGCCGACAGCGTGCTCAGCGCCACGCAGGTTGGGGTCGAAGTCCTGCAGGGCAAGATCGAGGATGACGTCAAGGCCTTTGGCGATGCGACCGCGGAAGTGAGCCGGCTGCGTGCCGACTGGTCGGGCACGATGTCGCCGGAGCAACTGGATCGCGTCACCGTCGAATACGTCGGCAAGCGGCCCGACCTGTTGCCCAACTTCGATCGCGCCTACAACGCAGTCGATGGCCTGGGCTATGGCGCGGTGCGCACAAGCTTAGCGTTGAATAACGCACTGCCGCGGCTGCAAGGCCTGCCAACGACAGAGCGGCTGACCGAGACGCGCAACGAATTCGTCAGCAGCAAGGAAACGCAGTTTGCGATGGGGCTGAGCGACAAGGGCAGCAATGAGGTGCTGCGCATTGTGCTCGGGCAGGACGCGGGAACGTTGTCGCCGTCGGCCTCGCCGAACTCGTCGGTCAGCAGCACCAGGGGCTTCGTCAAGGAATTCGGCAACGCGCTGATGACGTCGCAGCCATCGTCCTCGAGCGCAGTCGTCGATCTCGGTGCCGGCGCCAGCGCCGCCATTCCGTCGGCGGGAGCGACCGCTTCGAATACCGTCCGCGATATTTTCGGAACGGGCCAGGACGTCAAGCTCGATCCGAAGAAGGCGTCGGCGTTCCTTGGCAGCATGAACGGCCTCGGGGCTGCCTTCAACGGCTACCAGGCGGGGCTGGCCTGGGACAAGTTCGCAAAGGATCCCGGCCATCTGCTCAACATGACCAAGGCGGTTTACTACTCCATCGGTACCGGCAAGGAGACCGCCGAGTTGCTCGCCGTCGGCGCGCAGCGCGGGTGGCTCGGATTGGGCAACATCCCGGGCGCCGACCGCCTCTCTACTTCCATTCTCGCCAAGGCTAACCGCACCGGGCTTGCGCTTGAGCCGGGGTGGGTCAAGTTCTCGACCTACTTCAAAATCGGAGGCGGATTGATCGATGGTGCGTTCGCCATCGATGCGGCCTCCCGCGGCGACTGGATTGCGTCCGGGCTCTACACGACAAGTGCCAGCGGCGGCTTTCTGATGGCGGCCGGCTCGGTCGCCTCGAGCGGCGGCTGGCTCGCCACCTGGGGCGGTCCGGTGGGTGCGGGCCTGGTGCTCGCATCCGCGATGGGGCTCTACCTCTATAACGACGCGAAGGACAAGGCCCGGTTCGAGGGACCGAGCCGCGAATTCCTCGAGGCGGCGGGTTACAAGCCGGAGATCGCCGCGGCGCTGTCCGACTACAGCAACAACGATGGCGGCAGTGCCGGCCCCGCGCTTGCGGCGACCGCCGCGCGGTTCGGCGTTACGCCCGAGCAGTTGATGGAGCGGCTCAATCGGATGGATCCCGAGAAGGTGCGCGATCTCGTCGACCAGGCGCACACGGTCGATCAGGATGATTCGGGGCGCTTCCCGCTCACGGCGGCCAACGATCGCAACGTATGGGCGCCTCCAGGCAAAGATCCCGCGTTCGGTGGAAGCTATCTTTATGACCCGCAGGATCACCGTTTCCGGGGCGAGTATCGTGCCGTGCCGGGAAGCTGGTACCCGGCGCGAATGGAAGATCCCAATCCGCGAAGCATGACGGCGCTGCGCGACTATGCGCGGGTACTGTTCGGCGAGGCCATCCTGGGCTGA
- a CDS encoding LysM peptidoglycan-binding domain-containing protein, with protein sequence MAKVIDRPLAARSQRTAVKDESNDAQAWSESLKRASQPDAARVERTSAAQQRPAGPDVANDNVVQHRVKEGDSLWSISRQYDRPFPDVLKANPQFRDPDLIHPGEIVHVPMGSPPRPSVPPPSPPPPTGGPNAPPPTGAPNGPPPTGAPNAPPSSSSGVPCGVDASVGAACAANATLPCGVDLGVGTACGGNFSPCAGKYSEGTVCGAKGSACAANAGIGTVCGVDVGACGAAAGVGTACGAKETACGANLGVGSACATNFGACSAKTTDGKACGVDGSTCGSRYSGPKACGVDGNLACGAKGDAGVCGTDGNVCGTDGTIHACVSDGDVCGSNVGAEACGVDGNACGTDATVEACAADGNACGVDGGAEACVADGNACGADATVEACGADGNVCGADVGAEACAADSNACGADASVEACAADANACAADAVAEACAADADACAANASADACVADADACAANASVDACAADADACAAKAGADACGVDTGVCAANLGGVCGVDAPVLDPISFCAVNVIPILPSC encoded by the coding sequence ATGGCGAAGGTCATCGACAGGCCTCTCGCCGCCCGCTCGCAGCGGACGGCGGTCAAGGACGAAAGCAACGACGCTCAAGCCTGGTCCGAGAGCCTGAAGCGCGCGAGCCAGCCTGACGCGGCCCGTGTTGAGCGCACATCGGCGGCCCAACAGCGGCCGGCCGGTCCCGATGTTGCCAACGACAACGTCGTCCAGCACCGCGTCAAGGAAGGCGACTCGCTCTGGAGTATTTCGCGCCAGTACGACCGTCCGTTCCCCGACGTGCTTAAGGCCAATCCGCAGTTTCGCGATCCGGACCTGATCCATCCCGGCGAGATCGTGCATGTGCCGATGGGTTCGCCGCCGCGGCCGAGTGTACCGCCTCCGAGCCCACCGCCTCCGACTGGAGGACCGAATGCACCGCCTCCCACGGGGGCACCGAACGGACCGCCTCCCACCGGAGCGCCGAACGCGCCGCCTTCGTCGAGCTCGGGCGTCCCGTGTGGCGTCGACGCGAGCGTCGGCGCAGCCTGCGCTGCAAATGCAACCTTGCCTTGCGGCGTCGATCTGGGCGTCGGCACCGCCTGTGGCGGCAACTTCTCGCCCTGCGCCGGCAAGTACAGCGAGGGCACCGTGTGCGGCGCAAAGGGGAGCGCCTGTGCCGCCAATGCTGGGATAGGTACGGTTTGCGGCGTCGACGTCGGTGCCTGCGGCGCCGCCGCGGGCGTCGGTACGGCGTGCGGGGCAAAGGAAACCGCCTGTGGGGCGAACCTCGGGGTCGGTTCGGCCTGCGCCACCAACTTTGGAGCCTGCAGCGCCAAGACGACGGACGGAAAGGCCTGCGGCGTCGACGGAAGCACCTGCGGCTCAAGGTACAGCGGCCCGAAGGCCTGCGGGGTCGACGGCAACCTCGCTTGCGGCGCCAAGGGCGACGCTGGCGTGTGCGGCACCGACGGGAACGTCTGCGGTACCGACGGCACGATCCATGCCTGCGTGTCCGACGGAGATGTCTGTGGATCCAATGTCGGCGCCGAAGCCTGCGGCGTCGACGGCAACGCCTGCGGCACAGACGCGACCGTCGAAGCCTGTGCTGCCGATGGCAACGCCTGCGGCGTCGACGGAGGCGCGGAGGCCTGTGTCGCGGACGGCAATGCTTGCGGCGCGGATGCGACCGTCGAAGCTTGCGGGGCCGATGGCAACGTTTGCGGCGCCGATGTCGGCGCTGAAGCCTGTGCGGCGGACAGCAATGCGTGCGGCGCGGATGCGTCCGTCGAGGCCTGCGCCGCAGACGCCAACGCCTGCGCGGCCGACGCGGTCGCGGAGGCTTGCGCAGCCGACGCCGACGCCTGTGCGGCCAACGCGTCGGCTGACGCCTGTGTCGCCGATGCCGATGCGTGCGCGGCCAACGCGTCGGTCGATGCTTGCGCGGCCGATGCGGATGCCTGCGCCGCCAAGGCGGGTGCCGACGCTTGCGGTGTCGATACGGGCGTCTGCGCAGCCAATCTCGGTGGCGTCTGCGGCGTCGATGCGCCGGTGCTCGATCCAATCTCGTTCTGCGCGGTGAATGTCATTCCGATTCTGCCATCATGCTGA
- a CDS encoding radical SAM protein produces the protein MPDFECQVSQDGEQQAAEAALLAQNSARTSALEAAARQTLSTVHGRQREAAASRYKVSRYDIPVRLADGAALLFNSRTRSLILLSDGEAKAYRELAERPDFSVGQVSDRLLLEALAGGGHVVGAMVNELAVVRDSYEATRSAKGSLTITIAPTMACNFACGYCFQGLNKPTTKMKPDVQNAIVDFVKAKKDLKSLNIVWYGGEPLMGKESIFRLSDLLISYCDKRKIAYSAGIVSNAWFLNGEMAAQLYTRRVRWVQVTIDGDRGTHDKMRPLTSGHGTFDRILDNIAEALDQTAISINARVNVGQSNVDKVDGMLDCFVERNFAKRGNFSVYFAPIEASTPESGSAFEEKLSRAEFNRKVLALEERARRLGFASIQAPSNGFAGMCVAASHGGYVVSGEGDVHKCWETAHDPSKRTGTIFEPDKLHDSVNASLWSQWTPFDNPVCASCKILPMCGGFCGHRFVYSNPEEAALPCPSWKWNTAEYIFSRAKDLGVVSADQWLPEEATVEARQSGERHSLDSLQAAQARVLEKVSALHGRQIDRAMLFAGEAALELAPSREPTEADQVLESSVP, from the coding sequence ATGCCGGACTTCGAATGCCAGGTATCCCAGGACGGCGAGCAGCAGGCTGCGGAGGCCGCGTTGCTGGCGCAGAATTCCGCGCGAACGAGCGCATTGGAGGCGGCGGCCCGGCAGACGCTGTCGACCGTTCATGGCCGCCAGCGCGAGGCGGCAGCGAGCCGCTACAAGGTCTCGCGCTACGATATTCCGGTCAGGCTTGCCGATGGTGCCGCGCTGCTCTTCAATTCGCGGACACGCTCACTCATCTTGCTATCCGACGGCGAGGCTAAGGCCTATCGCGAACTGGCCGAGCGACCGGACTTCTCGGTCGGACAGGTGAGCGACCGCCTGCTGCTCGAAGCCCTCGCCGGCGGCGGCCACGTGGTCGGCGCAATGGTCAACGAGCTTGCCGTCGTGCGCGACAGCTACGAAGCGACACGGAGCGCCAAGGGCAGCCTGACAATTACGATCGCACCGACCATGGCCTGCAATTTCGCTTGCGGCTATTGCTTCCAAGGCCTGAACAAGCCGACCACGAAGATGAAGCCGGACGTGCAGAACGCGATCGTCGACTTCGTCAAGGCGAAAAAGGACCTCAAGTCGCTGAATATCGTCTGGTACGGCGGCGAGCCGCTGATGGGCAAGGAATCGATCTTCCGTCTGTCAGACCTGCTGATCTCCTACTGCGACAAGCGCAAGATCGCCTACAGCGCCGGAATCGTCTCCAACGCCTGGTTCCTGAACGGCGAAATGGCCGCACAGCTCTACACCCGCAGAGTCCGCTGGGTGCAAGTGACCATCGACGGCGATCGCGGGACGCACGACAAGATGCGGCCCCTGACGTCGGGGCACGGCACCTTCGACCGCATTCTCGACAATATCGCCGAAGCGCTGGACCAGACGGCGATCTCGATCAATGCCCGTGTCAATGTCGGCCAGAGCAACGTCGACAAGGTGGACGGCATGCTCGATTGCTTCGTCGAGCGCAACTTCGCCAAGCGCGGTAATTTCAGCGTCTACTTCGCGCCCATCGAGGCTTCGACGCCGGAGAGCGGCAGCGCCTTCGAGGAAAAGCTTTCCCGCGCGGAATTCAATCGCAAGGTGCTGGCACTGGAGGAGCGCGCGAGGCGTCTTGGCTTCGCGTCCATCCAGGCGCCGTCGAACGGCTTTGCCGGAATGTGCGTGGCGGCCTCGCATGGCGGCTATGTCGTGTCGGGCGAGGGAGACGTGCACAAGTGCTGGGAAACGGCGCACGATCCCAGCAAGCGGACCGGCACCATCTTCGAGCCGGACAAGCTCCACGACAGCGTCAACGCCAGCCTGTGGTCGCAATGGACGCCATTCGACAATCCGGTTTGCGCGTCGTGCAAGATATTGCCGATGTGCGGCGGCTTCTGTGGACACCGTTTCGTCTACAGCAATCCGGAGGAAGCCGCGCTGCCCTGTCCAAGCTGGAAATGGAATACGGCCGAATACATCTTCAGCCGCGCCAAGGATCTCGGCGTGGTCTCGGCTGACCAATGGCTGCCTGAGGAAGCAACCGTCGAAGCCAGGCAATCCGGCGAGCGTCATTCGCTGGATTCGCTGCAGGCCGCCCAGGCGCGCGTGCTGGAGAAGGTGAGCGCGCTGCACGGACGGCAGATCGACCGCGCGATGCTTTTCGCCGGCGAAGCGGCGCTGGAGCTTGCGCCTTCACGCGAGCCGACCGAAGCAGACCAGGTGCTGGAGAGTTCAGTGCCGTGA